A single genomic interval of Lewinellaceae bacterium harbors:
- the pruA gene encoding L-glutamate gamma-semialdehyde dehydrogenase, with protein MSDAYFKVPQAINEKVLSYAPGSPEKAALKKALKEIKSKEVEVAMTIGGQKVKTSKKLSIHPPHELKHTLGHFYKGGAEEVKMAIDAAMKAKPAWEKMPWQERAAIFLKAADLLAGPYRQKMNAACMLVQSKTVYQSEIDAVAELCDFWRFNVQFMAEIYKEQPLTISGSGIWNRMEYRPLEGFVFALTPFNFASIAGNLPSAPALMGNVVVWKPAESQLYVSNLIMEILEEAGLPPGVINLVFVSGPVAGEVIFSHPHYAGIHFTGSTGVFQDLWQTMGKNLSLYRSYPRIVGETGGKDFIIAHSSAAAPQVVTALTRGAFEYQGQKCSAVSRAYLPKSLWPDIKSGLLKDLKSIKMGNPEDFSNFMSAVIDERAFDKISSYIADAKKDKDAEIIFGGGYDKSEGYFIEPTVIVAKDPKYRTMCEEIFGPVLTIYVYEDEKYEDTLELLNNTSPYALTGAVFAKEREAVVLATERLRHSAGNFYINDKPTGAVVGQQPFGGARGSGTNDKAGSILNLYRWVSARAIKENFVSPTDYRYPFMAEE; from the coding sequence ATGTCAGACGCATATTTCAAAGTACCTCAGGCCATCAATGAAAAGGTGCTCAGCTACGCCCCCGGCAGCCCGGAAAAGGCGGCGCTGAAAAAAGCGCTGAAAGAGATCAAATCCAAAGAAGTGGAGGTTGCCATGACCATTGGCGGCCAGAAGGTAAAAACCAGCAAGAAGCTCTCCATTCACCCTCCTCACGAGTTGAAACATACTCTGGGGCATTTTTACAAAGGTGGTGCCGAAGAGGTAAAAATGGCCATCGACGCGGCCATGAAAGCCAAGCCGGCCTGGGAAAAGATGCCCTGGCAGGAGCGGGCGGCGATCTTCCTCAAAGCAGCTGACCTGCTGGCCGGCCCCTACCGCCAGAAAATGAACGCAGCCTGCATGCTGGTGCAGTCCAAAACCGTTTACCAATCGGAGATCGACGCGGTGGCGGAGCTTTGCGACTTCTGGCGCTTCAACGTGCAGTTCATGGCGGAAATTTACAAAGAACAACCGCTGACCATTTCCGGCAGCGGCATCTGGAACCGCATGGAGTACCGGCCCCTGGAAGGCTTCGTCTTCGCCCTCACACCATTCAACTTCGCTTCCATCGCCGGCAACCTGCCCTCTGCGCCCGCCCTCATGGGCAATGTAGTGGTCTGGAAACCCGCCGAATCCCAGCTCTATGTCTCCAACCTCATCATGGAGATCCTGGAAGAGGCCGGCCTGCCGCCGGGCGTCATCAACCTGGTGTTCGTCAGCGGGCCGGTGGCCGGGGAAGTCATCTTCTCCCACCCCCACTACGCCGGCATCCACTTTACCGGAAGCACCGGCGTTTTTCAGGATCTCTGGCAGACCATGGGCAAAAACCTGAGCCTGTACCGCTCCTACCCGCGCATCGTCGGCGAGACCGGCGGCAAGGATTTTATCATCGCTCATTCTTCTGCCGCTGCCCCCCAGGTAGTGACTGCCCTCACCCGAGGCGCCTTCGAATACCAGGGGCAAAAATGCTCCGCCGTTTCCCGCGCTTACCTGCCCAAAAGCCTGTGGCCGGATATAAAATCGGGCCTGCTGAAAGATTTAAAGTCGATAAAAATGGGTAATCCGGAAGACTTTTCTAACTTTATGAGCGCAGTGATCGACGAGCGGGCTTTCGATAAGATTTCCAGCTATATCGCCGACGCGAAAAAAGACAAGGATGCCGAGATCATCTTTGGTGGAGGATACGATAAGTCAGAAGGCTATTTCATTGAGCCTACGGTCATTGTAGCCAAAGACCCCAAATACCGCACCATGTGCGAAGAGATTTTTGGCCCGGTACTGACCATCTACGTCTACGAGGATGAAAAGTACGAAGACACGCTTGAACTACTGAACAACACTTCGCCTTATGCCCTGACCGGCGCTGTTTTCGCTAAAGAGCGCGAAGCAGTGGTGCTGGCGACGGAACGGCTGCGCCATTCCGCCGGCAATTTTTACATCAATGACAAGCCCACCGGGGCAGTCGTCGGGCAACAGCCTTTTGGCGGCGCCCGGGGCTCGGGCACCAACGATAAGGCCGGCTCCATACTCAACCTCTACCGTTGGGTATCTGCCCGCGCCATTAAAGAAAATTTTGTTTCGCCAACGGATTACCGCTATCCGTTCATGGCCGAAGAATAG
- the pulA gene encoding type I pullulanase yields MRIPFLFILTSLLMVSSCKPSQEETTFESYDDYPVYEGGGLGVRYSPENTTFRLWAPTAEEVALRFYNQALGSEATRETAMKKAEQGTWLASFDEDLNGTYYTFQVKADGQWLDETPGPNATAAGTNGKRGQVVDLAATNPEGWADSRRPPLASPTDIIIYELHVRDLSTHPSSGIQHKGKFLGLAETGTKSPQGLSTGLDHIKELGVTHIHLLPSFDFLSVDETKLEDNKFNWGYDPHLYNVPEGSYSTDPADGAVRIREFKQMVKTLHDNGLRVIMDVVYNHTGATENSVFNQTVPGYYYRHNEDGSFSNASACGNETASERAMMRQFIIESVKYWATEYQVDGFRFDLMGIHDIETMNQVSEALREIDPSIFIYGEGWTAGDSPLPVEKRALKRHTAQLKGVAAFSDDIRDAIKGHVFTHDDPGFVSGKPGQEGRIQFGVTAATQHPQLDYDSIQIYDADGPWSPSPAQTITYFSCHDNNTLWDRLTLSRPDASMDEKIQMQKLAGAIVLTSQGVSFLHAGVEMARSKQGVENSFESPDSINQIRWERKAKFKEVFDYYQGLIALRKAHPAFRMPTTEMVQQHLQFLEPSEPNIVAFTLSGNANGDNWKDILVIYNANPEYKSIAIPAGAWTVAVDGDHVVEEGLGTMSTDELAVPGVTAMVLYKKDE; encoded by the coding sequence ATGAGAATACCCTTTCTTTTCATACTAACCTCACTCTTAATGGTATCAAGCTGTAAACCCTCTCAGGAGGAAACTACCTTTGAGTCGTACGACGATTATCCCGTTTACGAAGGCGGCGGCCTCGGCGTCCGGTATTCCCCGGAAAACACTACATTCCGCCTGTGGGCACCCACGGCGGAGGAAGTCGCCCTGCGCTTCTACAATCAGGCACTGGGCAGCGAGGCTACCCGCGAAACGGCGATGAAAAAAGCAGAACAGGGCACCTGGCTGGCCTCTTTCGATGAGGATTTGAACGGCACTTACTACACCTTCCAGGTAAAAGCAGACGGCCAGTGGCTGGACGAAACGCCCGGCCCCAACGCCACCGCCGCCGGCACCAACGGCAAACGCGGCCAGGTTGTCGATCTGGCTGCCACTAACCCGGAAGGATGGGCCGACAGCAGGCGCCCGCCCCTCGCCAGCCCAACGGATATCATCATCTATGAACTGCATGTGCGCGACCTCTCCACCCACCCCAGCTCCGGCATACAACACAAAGGCAAATTCCTGGGCCTGGCCGAAACCGGGACCAAAAGCCCCCAGGGACTGTCCACCGGGTTGGACCACATCAAGGAACTTGGGGTTACCCACATCCACCTGCTTCCTTCTTTCGATTTTCTGTCGGTGGATGAGACAAAACTGGAAGACAACAAATTCAACTGGGGCTACGACCCTCACCTTTATAATGTGCCGGAAGGCAGTTATTCTACAGATCCCGCCGATGGCGCCGTGCGCATCCGCGAGTTCAAGCAGATGGTGAAAACCCTGCACGACAACGGCCTGCGGGTCATCATGGACGTGGTGTACAACCATACCGGGGCTACCGAAAACTCGGTGTTTAACCAGACGGTGCCGGGTTATTACTACCGCCACAATGAAGACGGCAGCTTCTCCAACGCCTCCGCCTGCGGCAACGAAACTGCCTCGGAACGGGCCATGATGCGCCAATTCATCATCGAGTCGGTCAAATACTGGGCGACCGAATACCAGGTCGACGGTTTTCGCTTCGACCTGATGGGCATCCACGATATCGAGACGATGAACCAGGTCAGCGAGGCACTGCGCGAGATCGACCCCAGCATCTTTATTTACGGCGAAGGCTGGACGGCCGGCGACAGCCCCCTGCCGGTGGAGAAAAGGGCACTGAAGCGCCATACTGCCCAACTGAAGGGCGTCGCCGCTTTCAGCGACGACATCCGCGACGCCATCAAGGGCCATGTGTTCACCCACGACGATCCGGGCTTCGTGAGCGGCAAGCCGGGCCAGGAAGGCCGCATCCAGTTTGGCGTCACCGCCGCCACCCAACACCCGCAGCTCGACTACGATTCCATACAAATTTACGATGCCGACGGCCCCTGGTCGCCCAGCCCGGCTCAAACGATCACCTACTTTTCCTGCCACGACAACAATACCCTCTGGGACCGGCTTACCCTTTCCCGGCCCGACGCGTCCATGGATGAGAAGATTCAGATGCAAAAACTGGCGGGCGCCATTGTGCTGACCTCCCAGGGCGTCTCCTTCCTGCACGCCGGGGTGGAAATGGCGCGCAGCAAGCAGGGCGTTGAAAATTCCTTCGAGTCGCCGGACAGCATCAACCAGATCAGGTGGGAACGGAAAGCTAAATTCAAAGAAGTGTTCGACTATTACCAGGGCCTGATCGCCCTGCGCAAAGCGCATCCGGCCTTCCGGATGCCCACCACTGAAATGGTGCAACAACACCTGCAATTCCTGGAGCCCTCCGAGCCCAACATAGTAGCCTTCACCCTGTCCGGCAACGCCAACGGCGACAACTGGAAAGACATCCTGGTAATCTACAACGCCAACCCGGAGTACAAGAGCATCGCCATTCCCGCCGGCGCCTGGACTGTCGCGGTGGACGGAGATCACGTCGTAGAGGAAGGGCTGGGAACCATGAGTACCGACGAGCTGGCCGTGCCGGGCGTTACGGCGATGGTGTTGTATAAAAAAGATGAATAA
- a CDS encoding nucleotidyltransferase domain-containing protein, whose product MTNRIESNPYLSHAQLEKVRELCAQYRVTSLHLFGSVLTDDFRADSDVDFLVCFQEMDLLEYADNFFDFLDELRKAVNREVDLVIEKDLSNPILIEEINANKALIYEQEDSEVVA is encoded by the coding sequence ATGACGAACCGAATCGAATCGAATCCGTATTTATCGCATGCTCAACTAGAGAAGGTCAGGGAGTTATGTGCCCAATACCGGGTAACCAGCCTCCACCTCTTCGGCTCAGTACTCACCGATGATTTTCGGGCGGACAGCGATGTAGACTTCCTGGTTTGTTTCCAGGAAATGGACCTTCTGGAATATGCTGACAACTTTTTCGACTTTCTCGACGAGTTACGCAAGGCTGTCAACAGAGAGGTAGACCTTGTTATTGAAAAAGATCTTTCCAATCCAATCCTGATCGAAGAGATCAACGCCAATAAAGCCCTTATCTATGAGCAAGAAGATTCAGAAGTGGTTGCTTGA
- a CDS encoding exo-alpha-sialidase, whose protein sequence is MKKNHQTASARTATLSLCLLTTLLACQRQTVPNAAQLPAEIPNILIGQGSFAGPCEPSIAISPADPDRVVAGAILDRVYYSEDGGKTWQGDRLRSPFGVYGDPVILADYAGRFFYAHLSNPGNSSFSLGDSWLDRIVIQRSDDGGKTWSEGAFAGLRPPHDQDKHWLAADPRNNHLYVTWTEFDEYDSRDPDDHSRILFSSSTDGGLSWSEAVAISQFEGDCLDGDQATEGAVPAVGPNGEIYVAWSYDEKIYFDRSLDGGKTWLQEDIVIAEQPGGWAFDIPGIFRCNGMPITVADLGDGPNKGTIYVNWSDQRNGADDTDIWLAYSKDGGLSWSEPIRVNNDAPGKQQFFTWMDIDQTTGILYFVFYDRRAYSDDRTDVYLAWSADGGRSFANRRISEKPFTPDGGVFFGDYNDISAHGGHVRPIWTRMEEGRLSVWTALVEMR, encoded by the coding sequence ATGAAGAAAAACCATCAAACCGCCAGCGCCCGCACAGCCACCCTATCCCTCTGCCTGCTCACAACCCTCCTGGCCTGCCAACGCCAAACCGTCCCCAATGCCGCCCAACTCCCCGCCGAAATACCCAACATCCTGATCGGCCAGGGCAGCTTCGCCGGCCCCTGCGAGCCCAGCATCGCCATCAGCCCGGCGGACCCCGATAGGGTCGTGGCCGGCGCCATCCTCGACCGGGTGTACTACTCCGAAGATGGCGGCAAAACCTGGCAGGGAGACCGGCTTCGCTCTCCGTTTGGCGTCTACGGCGACCCGGTCATCCTGGCCGACTATGCCGGCCGTTTTTTTTATGCCCATCTGTCCAATCCGGGAAACAGTTCTTTCTCCCTTGGCGACAGCTGGCTGGACCGCATCGTCATCCAGCGCTCCGACGACGGCGGCAAAACCTGGAGCGAAGGCGCCTTCGCCGGCCTGCGCCCTCCTCACGACCAGGACAAGCATTGGCTGGCCGCCGACCCCCGCAACAACCACCTGTACGTCACCTGGACAGAGTTTGACGAATACGACAGCCGCGACCCGGACGACCACAGCCGCATCCTCTTTTCCAGTTCCACCGACGGCGGCCTGAGCTGGAGCGAGGCCGTCGCCATCAGCCAGTTCGAAGGCGATTGCCTGGATGGGGACCAGGCCACTGAGGGCGCTGTGCCCGCCGTGGGCCCCAACGGCGAGATTTACGTTGCCTGGTCCTACGATGAAAAAATCTACTTCGACCGCTCGCTGGACGGCGGCAAAACCTGGCTGCAGGAGGATATCGTCATCGCCGAGCAACCCGGCGGCTGGGCTTTCGACATTCCCGGCATCTTTCGCTGCAACGGCATGCCGATTACCGTCGCTGACCTCGGCGACGGCCCCAACAAAGGCACTATTTACGTCAACTGGAGCGACCAGCGCAACGGCGCGGATGACACCGACATTTGGCTGGCCTATTCCAAAGACGGCGGCCTCAGCTGGAGCGAGCCCATCCGCGTCAACAACGACGCCCCCGGCAAACAGCAGTTCTTCACCTGGATGGACATCGACCAAACCACCGGCATCCTCTACTTCGTCTTCTACGACCGCCGCGCTTATTCCGACGACCGCACCGACGTTTACCTCGCCTGGTCGGCCGACGGCGGCCGCAGTTTCGCGAACCGGCGCATCAGCGAAAAGCCCTTCACTCCGGATGGCGGCGTTTTCTTCGGCGATTACAATGACATCAGCGCCCACGGCGGGCATGTCCGTCCGATATGGACGAGGATGGAGGAGGGGCGGCTGAGCGTGTGGACGGCGTTGGTGGAGATGAGGTGA
- a CDS encoding MFS transporter, translating to MLDIQKRLTNSFYVILSLPATAMGFALSVQISALSWILSTQYHLEIEDIGLVWAAGPIAGILGQVIIGAISDNVWFFNGRRRPFILIGGVLAALMLLALPNIDVINKAMGLEAILGMAIAVALTLDLAINVSFNPTRSIIADVTPEGKERTKGYTWMQTISGTFGVLAYAVGAVWDNYTLIYSGAILVLLLSIIPTFFIEEPRELQAAEPDEEDGEVVHKPGFSLRETFMAIRPLWGFLLYAIYGISLRLGGISPKTHYFELFCLALTLALMAQALLKSEEGKKRSEAGMIGFQKVLAAHSFTWIGVQTMFIYMFAYVNYRLPELGDVSMGRVVSISFLILNAVGAILPATVLEPLAFRLGRVKVHAGCIAIMALGYAGILFLGHSAMMIYIMMAVLGIGWAATVSLPFAIMSQKVDQSKMGLYMGLFNLSVVLPQLVASLGVGQIIGQMEDKSITFVVCALVLAVSAVSWMLVKEEQPGVEAGGVTGGGGH from the coding sequence ATGCTAGACATCCAAAAACGACTAACCAACTCCTTCTACGTCATCCTCAGCCTGCCGGCCACCGCCATGGGCTTTGCCCTATCCGTGCAAATCTCCGCCCTGAGCTGGATACTGAGCACCCAGTACCACCTGGAGATCGAAGACATCGGACTGGTTTGGGCCGCCGGGCCGATCGCCGGCATCCTGGGGCAGGTCATCATCGGCGCCATTAGCGACAACGTGTGGTTCTTCAACGGGCGCCGCCGCCCCTTCATCCTGATCGGCGGCGTGCTGGCGGCCCTGATGCTGCTGGCCCTGCCCAACATCGACGTGATCAACAAAGCCATGGGGCTGGAGGCTATCCTGGGCATGGCTATTGCGGTGGCCCTCACCCTGGACCTGGCCATCAATGTGAGCTTCAACCCTACCCGTTCCATCATCGCCGACGTGACGCCCGAAGGCAAGGAGCGGACCAAGGGCTACACCTGGATGCAGACCATCTCGGGCACCTTTGGCGTGCTGGCCTACGCGGTAGGCGCTGTTTGGGACAATTACACGCTGATCTATTCCGGCGCCATCCTGGTGCTGCTGCTGTCCATCATTCCCACCTTCTTCATCGAAGAGCCGCGGGAACTCCAGGCCGCCGAACCGGACGAAGAGGACGGGGAGGTAGTGCATAAACCGGGCTTTTCCCTGCGGGAGACCTTTATGGCCATCCGCCCGCTGTGGGGCTTTCTGCTGTATGCCATCTACGGCATCAGCCTGCGCCTCGGCGGCATCAGCCCGAAGACCCATTACTTCGAGCTCTTCTGCCTGGCGCTCACCCTGGCGCTGATGGCACAAGCGCTGCTCAAAAGCGAGGAGGGCAAGAAGCGTTCCGAAGCCGGCATGATCGGTTTCCAGAAGGTGCTGGCCGCTCATTCCTTTACCTGGATCGGCGTGCAAACCATGTTTATTTATATGTTCGCCTACGTCAACTACCGCCTGCCGGAGCTGGGAGACGTCAGCATGGGGCGGGTGGTGTCCATCAGCTTTCTCATCCTCAACGCGGTGGGGGCCATCCTGCCGGCTACCGTGCTCGAGCCGCTGGCCTTCCGCCTCGGGCGCGTCAAGGTGCATGCGGGCTGCATCGCCATTATGGCTCTCGGCTACGCCGGCATCCTCTTCCTGGGCCACAGCGCCATGATGATCTACATCATGATGGCGGTGCTCGGCATCGGTTGGGCGGCGACGGTGAGCCTGCCCTTCGCCATCATGTCCCAGAAGGTCGACCAGTCCAAAATGGGCCTGTACATGGGCTTGTTCAACCTCTCGGTGGTGCTGCCGCAGCTGGTGGCCAGCCTGGGCGTCGGCCAGATCATCGGCCAGATGGAGGACAAGAGCATCACCTTTGTGGTTTGCGCCCTGGTGTTAGCCGTTTCGGCCGTTTCCTGGATGTTGGTGAAGGAGGAGCAGCCGGGCGTGGAAGCGGGGGGCGTGACTGGGGGTGGCGGGCATTAG
- a CDS encoding calcium-binding protein, with protein sequence MPNKLIEVSRRFKETEPEREERIQNEIIVDAYDDDEVASSWYYYLDEMLHFPFTAMVHTHRSGNTSYASQVEIKEMAEMSRCGYGQMWVRGALSLQKNTPLHFFLSDITSVEEDEERVMALEDWNYWCRNQLS encoded by the coding sequence ATGCCAAACAAACTCATCGAAGTCTCCAGGCGATTTAAAGAAACCGAGCCTGAACGCGAGGAACGCATCCAGAACGAAATCATCGTCGATGCTTATGACGACGACGAAGTCGCCTCCTCCTGGTATTACTACCTCGACGAAATGTTGCATTTTCCCTTTACCGCCATGGTACATACCCATCGGTCGGGCAATACGTCGTATGCCTCTCAGGTAGAAATAAAAGAGATGGCGGAAATGTCCCGCTGCGGCTACGGGCAGATGTGGGTGCGAGGAGCGCTTTCCCTGCAAAAAAATACGCCCTTGCACTTTTTCCTCTCCGACATCACCAGTGTTGAAGAAGACGAGGAAAGGGTAATGGCTTTAGAAGACTGGAACTATTGGTGCCGCAACCAATTGTCCTAG